Proteins encoded within one genomic window of Porphyromonadaceae bacterium W3.11:
- a CDS encoding o-succinylbenzoate synthase, which yields MKRIIKGEVIPAELSFIRPAGTSRGIYTKRKLWYIYLYSDDGSVGIGECAPLPQLSCDDIPDYADKLREVVATTLRTQIVDREGLRSFPSMLFGLETAVRHLECSSFALWNTPFARGEEGIVINGLIWMGDYDYMKEQIEEKIAQGFRCIKLKIGAIDFEKELSLLQMIRHDFDRSQIELRVDANGAFAPDEALSRLEQLSGLDLHSIEQPIRQGQYGAMRRLCAESPLPIGFDEELIGVNAYNDKVRLLEELKPQYIILKPSLHGGISGCNEWIGIARSMGIGWWITSALESNVGLNAIAQYAERHDLQMPQGLGTGKLFTDNATIPLEIKGDRLWFNPLEVLPATKEILPL from the coding sequence ATGAAAAGGATAATAAAGGGAGAGGTAATACCTGCAGAGCTGTCATTCATTCGCCCTGCAGGTACCTCCAGAGGTATATATACCAAGCGTAAGCTGTGGTATATATACCTCTATTCGGATGATGGGTCAGTGGGTATAGGGGAGTGTGCACCGCTCCCTCAGCTTAGTTGTGATGATATTCCGGACTATGCAGATAAACTTCGAGAGGTTGTCGCGACCACACTGCGTACGCAAATTGTAGATCGGGAGGGATTACGGTCCTTTCCTTCTATGCTCTTTGGGCTGGAGACAGCCGTCAGACATCTTGAGTGTTCGTCCTTTGCATTGTGGAACACCCCTTTTGCGAGAGGTGAAGAGGGAATCGTTATCAATGGACTCATATGGATGGGGGACTATGACTACATGAAAGAACAGATCGAGGAGAAGATAGCACAAGGCTTTCGGTGTATCAAGCTCAAGATAGGGGCTATTGACTTCGAGAAGGAGCTTTCGCTACTCCAGATGATACGACATGACTTCGACAGGAGTCAGATAGAGCTGAGGGTGGATGCCAATGGTGCTTTCGCCCCCGACGAAGCGTTGAGCAGGCTGGAGCAGCTGAGTGGATTGGACTTACACTCAATTGAACAGCCGATTCGTCAAGGTCAGTATGGTGCGATGAGACGACTGTGTGCTGAGAGTCCACTGCCCATAGGTTTTGACGAAGAACTGATTGGTGTCAATGCCTATAATGATAAGGTGAGACTGCTCGAAGAGCTAAAACCACAATACATCATCCTCAAGCCCTCTCTACATGGCGGCATTAGTGGATGTAATGAGTGGATAGGGATTGCACGGTCTATGGGAATCGGGTGGTGGATTACTTCCGCGCTGGAGTCCAATGTGGGTCTCAATGCTATCGCTCAGTATGCTGAACGTCATGATCTGCAGATGCCTCAGGGGCTAGGGACGGGCAAGCTCTTTACGGACAATGCTACCATTCCACTGGAGATTAAAGGTGATCGGTTGTGGTTTAACCCTCTCGAAGTACTTCCGGCGACTAAGGAAATCCTGCCATTATGA
- the menB gene encoding 1,4-dihydroxy-2-naphthoyl-CoA synthase — MSTKRDWKVIKEYEEIIFDYYEGIGRITINRERYRNAFTPTTTAEMSDAMRICREDPDISVVVITGAGDKAFSSGGDQNVKGRGGYVGKDGVPRLSVLDVQKQIRSIPKPVIAAVNGYANGGGHVLHVVCDLSIASENAIFGQTGPRVGSFDAGFGSSYLARIVGQKKAREIWFLCRQYSAQDALEMGLVNKVVPLDQLEDEYVAWAEEIMIHSPLALRMIKAGLNAELDGQAGIQELAGDATMLYYLTDEAQEGKQAFLEKRKPNFKQYPKLP, encoded by the coding sequence ATGAGCACAAAAAGAGACTGGAAGGTCATCAAAGAGTACGAAGAGATTATTTTTGATTACTACGAAGGGATTGGACGTATCACGATTAATCGTGAGCGTTACCGCAATGCCTTTACGCCCACGACAACTGCGGAGATGAGCGATGCAATGCGTATATGTCGTGAGGATCCAGATATTAGTGTCGTGGTGATCACAGGAGCGGGAGATAAGGCTTTCTCATCAGGTGGTGACCAGAATGTCAAGGGGCGTGGCGGATATGTCGGAAAGGATGGTGTACCGCGTCTGAGTGTCTTGGATGTGCAGAAGCAAATACGCTCTATCCCTAAGCCTGTGATTGCTGCTGTCAATGGCTATGCCAACGGTGGCGGTCATGTCCTCCATGTGGTATGCGATCTGAGCATCGCATCGGAGAATGCCATCTTCGGACAGACCGGTCCGAGGGTAGGGAGCTTTGATGCCGGTTTCGGATCATCTTACCTCGCTAGGATCGTAGGACAGAAGAAGGCACGTGAGATATGGTTCCTCTGTCGTCAGTACAGTGCACAGGATGCACTGGAGATGGGACTGGTGAATAAGGTAGTACCTCTAGACCAGCTCGAAGATGAGTATGTGGCTTGGGCTGAAGAGATAATGATTCATAGTCCTCTGGCACTACGCATGATCAAGGCCGGACTTAATGCTGAACTGGATGGACAGGCGGGTATACAAGAGCTTGCTGGTGATGCTACAATGCTTTACTATCTCACTGATGAGGCTCAGGAGGGTAAGCAGGCTTTTTTGGAGAAAAGAAAACCAAACTTCAAACAATATCCCAAGCTACCCTAA
- a CDS encoding AMP-binding protein has translation MSRFVTNIVEQILYLRGEEFTAEDCKRGLQCSTDDRSVILALFLERWFDASPTIEVKTSGSTGTPKVLKVEKKHMIQSAVATCTYFDLQRGDRVLLPLPLEYISGMMMVVRALVAGLELYIVPLSSHPMSSVSDGQDFRFIPMTPMQLSCTLEVDQERSRLDNVEIILLGGGVVPVKLERDVETLKSAVYSSYGMTETLSHIALRRVNGSDRSDYYTPLEGVHLSLSEDDTLVINAPKISSQVLVTNDIADLSSDGTFTIEGRKDNVVNSGGVKIHLEKVEEMIRRVLPLPFALTSIPDDILGERLVMLIEKHSDIDLPMIKEEIKGVLPSIQTPKEIYLITSIPMTETDKINRKACKEIAYSKSK, from the coding sequence ATGTCTCGATTTGTTACAAATATTGTAGAGCAGATCCTATACCTTAGGGGCGAAGAGTTTACTGCTGAGGACTGTAAAAGGGGACTACAGTGTAGTACTGATGATCGCAGTGTTATTTTGGCCCTTTTCCTTGAAAGGTGGTTTGATGCTAGTCCTACGATTGAGGTGAAGACCTCAGGATCAACTGGGACACCAAAGGTCCTTAAGGTAGAAAAAAAGCACATGATTCAAAGTGCGGTAGCGACCTGTACTTACTTTGATCTACAGAGAGGAGATCGGGTGTTGCTTCCACTTCCTCTGGAATATATATCTGGGATGATGATGGTGGTGAGAGCTCTTGTGGCAGGTCTTGAACTGTACATCGTTCCTCTATCGTCTCATCCGATGTCGTCAGTGTCTGATGGGCAGGATTTTCGGTTTATCCCCATGACTCCTATGCAGCTTAGCTGTACTTTAGAGGTGGACCAAGAGCGTAGTAGATTGGATAATGTGGAGATTATACTCCTTGGTGGAGGAGTGGTGCCAGTGAAGCTCGAAAGAGATGTGGAGACTCTCAAGAGTGCTGTATATAGCAGCTATGGAATGACTGAGACACTGTCTCATATAGCGCTAAGACGGGTTAATGGTTCTGATCGAAGCGACTATTACACACCACTTGAAGGTGTACATCTGTCATTGTCTGAGGATGATACTCTGGTCATCAATGCCCCTAAGATCTCGTCACAGGTATTGGTGACTAATGATATTGCGGACCTATCCTCGGACGGCACGTTTACGATAGAGGGGCGAAAAGATAATGTAGTCAATAGTGGTGGTGTCAAGATTCATCTAGAGAAGGTAGAAGAGATGATCCGTAGGGTGTTGCCCCTGCCATTTGCTCTGACTTCTATTCCTGACGATATACTAGGTGAGAGGTTGGTGATGCTGATAGAAAAGCATAGTGATATCGATCTGCCGATGATCAAGGAAGAAATCAAGGGTGTACTGCCGTCTATCCAAACACCGAAAGAGATCTATCTCATCACATCGATACCGATGACTGAAACGGATAAAATCAATAGGAAGGCATGTAAGGAGATTGCTTATTCTAAGAGTAAGTAA